Proteins from a genomic interval of Medicago truncatula cultivar Jemalong A17 chromosome 3, MtrunA17r5.0-ANR, whole genome shotgun sequence:
- the LOC11418396 gene encoding hexose carrier protein HEX6, with product MAVVEVPIPSNGRGYNGKMTPIVILSCMVAATGGIIFGYDIGISGGVTSMVPFLEKFFPDVYTKMKQDNKISNYCKFDSQLLTTFTSSLYIAGLLASFFASSITRAFGRKPSILVGGAAFLIGAALGGAALNIYMLILGRVLLGVGIGFANQAVPLYLSEMALPRYRGAINIGFQLCVGIGVLSANLINFGTEKIKDGWGWRISLAMAAVPATILTLGAFFLPETPNSIIQNSKNHQKAKLMLQSIRGTHDVQQEFEDLIEASIMSNSIKHPFKNILQRKYRPQLVMAIAIPFFQQFTGINVISFYAPILFLTIGLGESASLLSAVMVGIVGTTSTFISMLIVDKLGRRVLFISGGIQMFFSQILIGSIMAAQLGDHGEISKKYAYLILVLICIYVAGFAWSWGPLGWLVPSEIFPLEIRSAAQSITVAVNFLFTFIVAQTFLSMLCHFKYGTFFFFGGWVVIMTVFVYFLLPETKNVPIEQMDRVWREHFFWKRIVGDKIEGKQTVVP from the exons ATGGCAGTAGTAGAGGTCCCAATTCCAAGCAATGGAAGAGGATACAATGGAAAGATGACTCCTATTGTGATTCTCTCTTGTATGGTGGCTGCCACTGGAGGCATTATCTTCGGTTATGATATAGGAATTTCAG GTGGTGTAACATCAATGGTGCCATTTTTGGAGAAGTTTTTTCCAGATGTATACACCAAGATGAAACAAGACAACAAGATTAGCAATTACTGCAAATTTGATAGCCAACTTCTAACAACATTCACATCATCACTATATATAGCTGGCCTTTTAGCATCTTTCTTTGCATCATCAATCACAAGAGCCTTTGGTCGCAAACCATCAATTCTTGTAGGTGGTGCTGCATTCCTTATTGGAGCAGCTCTTGGTGGTGCTGCACTTAATATATACATGCTAATACTTGGTCGTGTTCTTCTTGGAGTTGGAATTGGCTTTGCTAATCAG GCAGTCCCATTATATCTATCAGAAATGGCACTTCCAAGATATAGAGGAGCAATCAACATTGGCTTCCAGCTTTGTGTTGGAATCGGTGTTCTATCAGCAAATTTAATCAACTTTGGTACAGAAAAGATCAAAGACGGTTGGGGATGGCGAATTTCTCTAGCCATGGCAGCAGTTCCAGCTACAATCCTCACTTTAGGAGCATTTTTCCTTCCAGAAACACCAAACAGCATAATTCAAAACAGCAAAAACCATCAAAAAGCTAAGTTAATGCTGCAATCAATAAGAGGCACACATGATGTTCAACAAGAATTTGAGGACCTTATTGAAGCAAGTATCATGTCAAATTCTATCAAACATCCATTTAAGAATATCttacaaagaaaatatagaCCTCAACTTGTTATGGCAATAGCTATACCTTTTTTCCAACAATTCACAGGAATCAATGTCATTTCCTTTTATGCTCCAATCCTATTTTTAACCATTGGATTAGGTGAAAGTGCTTCACTTTTATCTGCAGTTATGGTAGGGATTGTAGGTACTACTTCAACATTCATATCAATGCTCATAGTTGATAAACTAGGTAGAAGAGTTTTGTTCATATCAGGTGGAATTCAAATGTTCTTCTCACAAATTCTAATAGGAAGTATAATGGCAGCACAACTTGGTGATCATGGTGAAATAAGCAAGAAATATGCATACTTGATTCTAGTTTTGATATGCATTTATGTCGCCGGATTCGCTTGGTCATGGGGGCCATTAGGATGGTTGGTTCCTAGTGAGATTTTTCCGTTGGAGATTAGATCAGCCGCGCAAAGTATTACAGTTGCAGTGAACTTTCTGTTTACTTTCATTGTTGCTCAAACTTTTCTTAGCATGCTGTGTCATTTCAAGTATGgaactttcttcttttttggagGTTGGGTGGTTATTATGACagtgtttgtttattttctgttaCCAGAAACCAAGAATGTTCCAATTGAGCAAATGGATAGGGTTTGGAGAGaacattttttttggaagagaaTTGTTGGAGACAAGATTGAAGGCAAACAAACTGTGGTGCCTTAA
- the LOC11410517 gene encoding hexose carrier protein HEX6 encodes MAVGLAITRPSEQKNNGRITLYVVLSCMMAAMGGVIFGYDIGITGGVTSMEPFLNKFFHNIYLKMKSDDKVSNYCMFDSQLLTSFTSSLYVAGFVTSFFASYVTRVFGRKPSIVAGGAAFLAGTALGGAAFNVYMLIVGRLLLGVGVGFANQAVPLYLSEMALPRFRGAINNGFQLSIGIGALSANLINYGTEKIEGGWGWRVSLAMAAVPASFLTLGALFLPETPNSLIQTTQDHQKAKRILQRIRGIEDVEAELDDLTKASSTSKTSSQQPFKIIMKRRYRPQLVMAIAIPFFQQVTGINVIAFYAPLLFRTIGLGESASLLSSVMTGIVGTGSTFISMFIVDKLGRRTLFIVGGIQMFVSQCIVGGIMAVHLKDHGGLSKGYAYMVLIMICIYVAGFGWSWGPLGWLVPSEIFPLEIRSAGQSITVAVSFLFTFIVAQTFLSMLCHFKSGIFFFFGGWVVVMTVFVYCFLPETKNVPLEQMEKVWQEHWFWKKIVGKISDDRGKGEV; translated from the exons atggCAGTTGGATTGGCTATAACACGTCCAAGTGAACAGAAGAATAATGGCAGGATAACCCTTTATGTTGTTCTCTCTTGTATGATGGCTGCTATGGGAGGTGTCATATTTGGTTATGACATTGGTATAACAGGTGGAGTGACATCAATGGAACCATTTCTGAATAAATTCTTCCACAACATATACCTTAAGATGAAATCAGATGATAAAGTTAGCAACTATTGCATGTTTGACAGTCAACTACTGACTTCTTTTACATCTTCTCTTTATGTTGCTGGTTTTGTTACTTCCTTCTTTGCTTCTTATGTCACCAGAGTCTTTGGTCGCAAGCCATCTATCGTTGCAGGTGGTGCTGCGTTCCTCGCCGGTACAGCCCTTGGAGGTGCAGCTTTTAACGTGTACATGCTCATAGTCGGTCGACTTTTGCTTGGAGTTGGGGTTGGTTTTGCTAACCAG GCAGTTCCTCTATATCTCTCAGAAATGGCATTACCTAGATTTAGAGGGGCAATAAACAATGGCTTCCAATTAAGCATTGGTATTGGTGCTTTGTCTGCTAATCTAATCAACTATGGAACAGAAAAGATTGAAGGCGGTTGGGGTTGGCGCGTATCCCTAGCCATGGCAGCAGTTCCAGCCTCTTTCCTAACACTAGGTGCACTTTTCCTACCAGAAACTCCCAATAGCCTAATCCAAACCACCCAAGACCATCAAAAGGCGAAGCGAATACTTCAACGAATCCGAGGCATAGAAGACGTGGAAGCAGAACTCGACGACCTCACTAAAGCAAGTTCTACTTCAAAAACCAGTTCACAGCAACCATTTAAGATTATAATGAAAAGAAGATATAGACCTCAACTTGTAATGGCAATAGCAATACCATTTTTCCAACAAGTGACAGGGATCAATGTCATCGCTTTCTATGCCCCTTTACTTTTCAGAACAATTGGGTTAGGAGAAAGTGCATCGCTTCTATCATCTGTCATGACAGGCATAGTAGGTACTGGTTCAACGTTCATATCAATGTTCATAGTAGATAAACTTGGAAGGAGAACCTTGTTCATAGTCGGAGGCATTCAAATGTTTGTGTCACAATGTATAGTTGGAGGCATAATGGCAGTTCATCTGAAAGATCATGGTGGATTAAGTAAAGGGTATGCTTATATGGTTTTAATAATGATATGTATTTATGTTGCTGGGTTTGGATGGTCGTGGGGTCCACTAGGTTGGTTAGTACCAAGTGAGATTTTTCCATTGGAGATTAGATCAGCTGGACAAAGCATCACAGTAGCAGTGAGTTTTCTCTTCACTTTTATTGTTGCTCAGACATTTCTATCCATGCTTTGCCACTTCAAGTCTgggattttcttcttctttggagGTTGGGTGGTGGTGATGACTGTGTTTGTGTATTGTTTCCTACCAGAGACAAAAAATGTGCCACTTGAACAGATGGAGAAAGTGTGGCAGGAACATtggttttggaagaaaataGTGGGAAAAATAAGTGATGACAGAGGTAAAGGGGAAGTATAA
- the LOC11406972 gene encoding probable isoaspartyl peptidase/L-asparaginase 3 isoform X1 has protein sequence MRLLLIEVLVFHLSLLSLVMGHESVELEQYPLVVSTWPFIEAVRAAWRAVDGGSSAVDAVVEGCSTCEELRCDGTVGPGGSPDENGETTMDALVMDGVTMEVGAVAAMRYVKDGIKAARLVMQHTEHTLLVGEKASEFAISMGLPGPTNLSSSESIEKWTEWKNSSCQPNFRKNVSPANNCGPYRPTNYLELSDETCSNTYENQILRLPHVGLHSHDTISMAVIDRMGHIAVGTSTNGATFKIPGRVGDGPIAGSSAYAIDEVGACCATGDGDIMMRFLPCYQVVESMRLGMEPKLAAKDAIARITKKFPDFVGAVVALNKLGEHAGACHGWTFKYSVRSPAMKDVKVFTVLP, from the exons ATGAGACTGTTGTTGATTGAAGTACTCGTATTCCACCTCTCTTTACTCTCTCTG GTGATGGGGCATGAAAGTGTGGAATTGGAACAGTATCCATTGGTTGTGAGCACATGGCCGTTTATTGAAGCTGTTAGAGCTGCATGGAGAGCTGTTGATGGTGGCTCTTCTGCTGTTGATGCCGTTGTTGAAGGTTGCTCCACTTGTGAGGAACTTAGGTGCGATGGAACAG TTGGTCCGGGTGGGAGTCCAGATGAGAATGGAGAAACTACAATGGATGCTTTGGTCATGGATGGG GTGACTATGGAAGTAGGAGCTGTTGCTGCCATGAGATATGTAAAGGATGGAATCAAGGCTGCTAGGCTAGTGATGCAACATACTGAACACACTTTGCTTGTAGGAGAGAAAGCATCAGAATTTGCAATTTCAATGGGTCTTCCAGGACCTACAAACTTGAGTTCATCAGAATCTATAGAGAAATGGACCGAATGGAAAAATAGTAGCTGCCAACCGAATTTTAGGAAAAATGTATCACCTGCAAATAATTGCGGTCCTTATCGTCCTACTAACTATCTTGAACTCTCTGATGAAACATGCTCCAATACTTatgaaaatcaaatattaagATTACCTCATGTTGGTCTTCACAGCCATGATACTATATCAATGGCTGTTATTGATAGA ATGGGGCACATTGCTGTTGGCACATCGACGAATGGGGCAACGTTCAAGATTCCTGGCAG GGTAGGTGATGGTCCCATAGCTGGATCCTCAGCATATGCAATAGATGAAGTTGGCGCATGTTGTGCAACTGGGGATGGCGACATCATGATGCGCTTCCTTCCATG CTATCAAGTTGTGGAAAGCATGAGGTTGGGAATGGAACCCAAACTTGCTGCTAAGGATGCAATAGCACGAATAACAAAAAAGTTTCCAGACTTTGTGGGAGCTGTCGTTGCCCTAAATAAATTGGGGGAACATGCTGGTGCCTGCCATGGTTGGACATTTAAATATTCAGTAAGGAGCCCTGCAATGAAAGATGTAAAAGTCTTTACTGTGCTACCCTGA
- the LOC11406972 gene encoding probable isoaspartyl peptidase/L-asparaginase 3 isoform X2, translated as MEVGAVAAMRYVKDGIKAARLVMQHTEHTLLVGEKASEFAISMGLPGPTNLSSSESIEKWTEWKNSSCQPNFRKNVSPANNCGPYRPTNYLELSDETCSNTYENQILRLPHVGLHSHDTISMAVIDRMGHIAVGTSTNGATFKIPGRVGDGPIAGSSAYAIDEVGACCATGDGDIMMRFLPCYQVVESMRLGMEPKLAAKDAIARITKKFPDFVGAVVALNKLGEHAGACHGWTFKYSVRSPAMKDVKVFTVLP; from the exons ATGGAAGTAGGAGCTGTTGCTGCCATGAGATATGTAAAGGATGGAATCAAGGCTGCTAGGCTAGTGATGCAACATACTGAACACACTTTGCTTGTAGGAGAGAAAGCATCAGAATTTGCAATTTCAATGGGTCTTCCAGGACCTACAAACTTGAGTTCATCAGAATCTATAGAGAAATGGACCGAATGGAAAAATAGTAGCTGCCAACCGAATTTTAGGAAAAATGTATCACCTGCAAATAATTGCGGTCCTTATCGTCCTACTAACTATCTTGAACTCTCTGATGAAACATGCTCCAATACTTatgaaaatcaaatattaagATTACCTCATGTTGGTCTTCACAGCCATGATACTATATCAATGGCTGTTATTGATAGA ATGGGGCACATTGCTGTTGGCACATCGACGAATGGGGCAACGTTCAAGATTCCTGGCAG GGTAGGTGATGGTCCCATAGCTGGATCCTCAGCATATGCAATAGATGAAGTTGGCGCATGTTGTGCAACTGGGGATGGCGACATCATGATGCGCTTCCTTCCATG CTATCAAGTTGTGGAAAGCATGAGGTTGGGAATGGAACCCAAACTTGCTGCTAAGGATGCAATAGCACGAATAACAAAAAAGTTTCCAGACTTTGTGGGAGCTGTCGTTGCCCTAAATAAATTGGGGGAACATGCTGGTGCCTGCCATGGTTGGACATTTAAATATTCAGTAAGGAGCCCTGCAATGAAAGATGTAAAAGTCTTTACTGTGCTACCCTGA
- the LOC120579766 gene encoding uncharacterized protein — protein sequence MESISWTHKLTQRCIDGTTAMPFPKNVSEKLIMNDHSSLTLVDEETETLYECAIVTDPRDENLRYIGDGWFEYIASKKFAVGSSLIFIYTIESRMLYVTLIERT from the exons ATGGAATCTATTTCTTGGACTCATAAGTTAACTCAAAGGTGTATTGATGGCACAACTGCTATg CCTTTTCCAAAAAATGTTTCTGAGAAACTAATTATGAACGATCACAGTAGCTTAACTTTAGTAGATGAAGAAACAGAGACATTATATGAATGTGCTATTGTGACCGATCCAAGAGATGAAAATTTGAGGTACATTGGTGATGGTTGGTTTGAGTATATTGCCTCAAAGAAATTTGCAGTTGGATctagtttaatatttatttatacgaTTGAATCACGCATGTTGTATGTGACGCTTATTGAACGTACGTAG